A window from Nitrospirota bacterium encodes these proteins:
- the rpsI gene encoding 30S ribosomal protein S9 encodes MAEILYNATGRRKTSIARVKLTPGTGAITINNKPVDKYFPDAMKMLVRQPLESVAVSNKYNVAVKVVGGGVTGQAGAIRHGISRALIQLNPDFRPKLKKEGLLTRDPRAKERKKYGQKGARKRFQFSKR; translated from the coding sequence ATGGCAGAGATTTTATATAACGCAACAGGCAGAAGGAAAACCTCAATTGCGAGGGTCAAGCTGACACCGGGCACCGGCGCAATAACCATTAACAACAAACCGGTTGATAAATACTTTCCTGACGCCATGAAGATGCTTGTAAGACAGCCGCTGGAGTCAGTAGCTGTCTCCAATAAATACAATGTTGCCGTAAAAGTTGTGGGCGGTGGAGTGACCGGGCAGGCAGGAGCCATAAGGCACGGTATTTCAAGGGCCTTGATTCAGCTTAATCCTGATTTCAGGCCGAAGCTCAAAAAGGAAGGACTGCTGACAAGAGACCCGCGTGCAAAAGAGCGGAAGAAATACGGGCAGAAGGGCGCAAGAAAGAGATTCCAGTTCTCCAAGAGATAA
- a CDS encoding N-acetyl-gamma-glutamyl-phosphate reductase, with protein MLKVAIAGGSGYTGGELLRLLLQHPHVKVTLVTAEHSAGKAVTKLFPGLRKIADHLTFEPMDFKKAVNRADLFFLCLPHKTSQEIVFNFHKAGKKVIDLSADYRLKEPSVYEEWYKTPHFYAALLKKSVYGLPELYRKEIKKAKIVANPGCYPVSAILGLAPLLSKKAEIIDTDSIIIDSKSGVSGAGRNPSQPFMFSEANESVMAYAITTHRHTPEIEQELSFAAKKKIQITFTPHLMPMDRGILTTIYVKLKKGSGVRGQGSGLQEMYKKFYAKEPFVRVLKEGEYPNTKAVKGTNFCDIAVFPDNRRNNSLIIVSAIDNLLKGAAGTAVHNMNIMYGFDETKGLKPFAPFP; from the coding sequence ATGTTAAAAGTTGCAATAGCAGGCGGCAGCGGATATACAGGCGGCGAACTTCTAAGACTGCTCCTTCAGCACCCCCATGTAAAAGTCACCCTTGTAACCGCAGAGCACTCGGCAGGCAAGGCTGTCACTAAGCTTTTCCCCGGGCTCAGAAAAATCGCCGACCATCTGACCTTTGAACCCATGGACTTTAAAAAGGCGGTAAACCGCGCTGACCTTTTCTTCCTTTGCCTCCCACATAAAACCTCGCAGGAAATTGTTTTTAATTTTCATAAGGCAGGCAAAAAAGTAATTGACCTCTCTGCTGATTACAGGTTAAAAGAGCCCTCTGTTTATGAGGAATGGTACAAGACGCCTCATTTCTATGCGGCTTTGTTAAAAAAATCAGTCTACGGGCTTCCAGAACTTTACAGAAAAGAAATAAAGAAGGCGAAAATAGTCGCAAACCCCGGCTGCTATCCTGTAAGCGCCATTTTAGGGCTTGCGCCGCTGCTGTCCAAGAAAGCTGAGATTATTGATACAGACTCTATAATCATAGATTCAAAATCAGGCGTCTCAGGCGCAGGAAGAAATCCGAGCCAGCCATTTATGTTTTCCGAGGCAAACGAGTCTGTTATGGCTTATGCCATCACAACGCACCGTCATACGCCTGAGATAGAGCAGGAACTTAGTTTTGCTGCAAAGAAGAAGATTCAAATAACCTTCACGCCTCATCTCATGCCCATGGACCGGGGCATACTTACAACAATATATGTGAAACTGAAAAAAGGGTCAGGGGTCAGGGGTCAGGGGTCAGGGCTGCAGGAAATGTATAAAAAGTTTTATGCCAAGGAGCCTTTTGTCAGGGTGTTGAAAGAAGGTGAATATCCAAACACCAAGGCTGTCAAAGGGACTAATTTCTGCGACATTGCCGTATTCCCTGATAATAGGAGAAATAATTCCCTCATTATTGTTTCTGCGATAGACAATCTCTTAAAAGGCGCCGCCGGCACGGCAGTGCATAATATGAATATCATGTACGGCTTTGATGAAACAAAAGGGCTGAAGCCATTTGCGCCATTTCCATGA
- the argJ gene encoding bifunctional glutamate N-acetyltransferase/amino-acid acetyltransferase ArgJ → MTSKIQIPKSKFQNLKVSGFKFSAVSAGIKTPGRKDLCLISSEAVSNIAGVFTTNKIKAAPVKLDTSKIASGKGQAIIANSGNANACTGARGMKDAKETAASLAKELGISPMLVYVASTGVIGHPLPAGNIKTAIPGLVKKLSVHSLPDAADAIMTTDTFPKIVSRKININGKTGTIAGIAKGAGMISPNMATMLCFIVTDIAVEPNALNSALKNAVKTTFNMLTIDNDMSTNDTVLLMANGALKNSPLRKNSPSYRKFKNALTEVSYNLTKMIAMDGEGATKLIEVIVKGARTEADAEKVCRAIANSLLVKTAIYGQDPNWGRIMAAIGYSGADVQEEKISISLNGLKLVSRGKGRGNEASLRKTLSKNEIIITVDLSLGKKEARVLTCDLTEGYIKINASYTT, encoded by the coding sequence ATGACATCTAAAATCCAAATTCCAAAATCCAAATTCCAAAATCTCAAAGTCTCCGGTTTTAAATTCTCCGCAGTATCAGCAGGCATAAAGACCCCCGGCAGGAAAGACCTCTGCCTGATTTCTTCAGAAGCGGTTTCAAATATCGCGGGCGTTTTTACAACGAACAAGATTAAGGCGGCGCCGGTTAAACTTGATACCTCAAAAATTGCATCAGGCAAAGGGCAGGCAATAATTGCCAACAGCGGAAATGCAAACGCCTGCACAGGCGCAAGGGGGATGAAGGACGCAAAAGAAACAGCGGCTTCACTTGCCAAAGAATTAGGCATATCGCCAATGCTTGTCTATGTGGCATCCACAGGCGTCATCGGACATCCGCTTCCTGCCGGAAATATAAAAACCGCTATTCCGGGGTTAGTAAAAAAACTCTCTGTCCACTCTCTGCCTGATGCGGCAGATGCAATTATGACCACGGATACATTCCCTAAGATAGTTTCAAGAAAAATAAATATTAACGGAAAGACAGGCACGATTGCCGGCATTGCAAAGGGCGCGGGCATGATTTCGCCCAATATGGCGACAATGCTCTGTTTTATAGTCACTGATATAGCCGTGGAGCCAAACGCACTTAATTCCGCTTTAAAAAATGCAGTAAAAACTACTTTTAACATGCTGACTATTGATAATGACATGAGCACCAATGACACAGTATTGCTCATGGCAAACGGCGCATTAAAAAACAGTCCCCTGAGAAAAAATTCCCCTTCATACCGTAAATTTAAAAATGCGCTTACAGAGGTTTCATATAATCTCACAAAGATGATTGCGATGGACGGCGAAGGCGCGACAAAATTAATTGAAGTCATTGTAAAAGGCGCAAGGACTGAAGCTGATGCGGAAAAGGTTTGCAGGGCAATTGCAAATTCACTTCTGGTAAAAACCGCTATTTACGGACAAGACCCGAACTGGGGCCGGATTATGGCGGCAATCGGTTATTCAGGAGCGGATGTGCAGGAAGAAAAAATCAGTATTTCACTTAATGGACTCAAACTTGTAAGCAGGGGCAAAGGCAGGGGCAATGAGGCATCCCTGAGAAAAACCCTTTCAAAAAATGAAATAATAATCACCGTGGATTTAAGCCTCGGCAAAAAAGAGGCGCGTGTTCTCACCTGCGATTTAACAGAAGGGTATATTAAGATTAACGCAAGCTATACGACGTAA
- a CDS encoding DEAD/DEAH box helicase family protein, whose product MTEQDARIVINRKLIESGWILEGAGRNVLTEQHCGAGFSDYLLLGRKGQNLAVLEAKDDSLGDVYLAKEQARGYALAHGCRYIFLANSEQIYFWDLDEGDARPIERFISPEDLQRRSDLKLLKKPLSQTVHSVSIADRPYQAEASDIIAKLYDEGKRAFLLEMATGTGKTRLAAAIIDRFLNTHQAERVLFIVDRIELAKQAIEAFQLAFRDKYKSVRYKPGRHGEWGGASVVVATIQSLNLHYKDDFTPGYFDIVFNDECHRSIYGELPRQVVEYFQATRIGLTATPKDFLRNIDIDKLNESNPKALEYRIMRDTYKHFGCEPGEPTYRYTIQDAVNALQPGPYLVPSKIYKLYSLVTKESASENGWSTEIDGEDYTFAISQIEKKVNVPERNRLICKEFLKYALITPDGSIGKTIVFAVSQDHAGALARELNMLVPEANGRFAQVITSRVKGASDLAKAFRKDENYWPRIAVSVDMLSTGYDCPELLNIVLARPIASPTNYIQIKGRGTRKYAFPDGIQKTHFIIHDFCEVVEYFEEKYDYNAPLPVYEPSDVSENPTPFYQKMSGSAENNKGTNRGKLISPAPDIIVFTEFIEVGLDGEKVDRMFYQSMWQEKIRETAKEKPELIEAAKTDNFPDELMEYLRTEVLNRPVEYFNETNLAKVYKIFADITDFIKEALGVGKLPTQHEQLDKLIEFLKVEYKLNLLQIRLLKVLIEQLIQSPKYAEQFDRGDFKFLDNQPFASYGGVGAYVSAFGVIIKPIFSEVKQSPPFKLARMK is encoded by the coding sequence ATGACCGAACAGGATGCAAGAATTGTAATCAACCGAAAGCTTATTGAATCCGGCTGGATTCTTGAAGGAGCAGGCAGGAATGTTTTGACAGAGCAGCATTGCGGCGCTGGTTTCTCCGACTATCTCCTTCTCGGCAGAAAGGGACAGAATCTTGCAGTTCTGGAAGCAAAGGATGATTCCCTCGGCGATGTTTATCTCGCAAAAGAGCAGGCGCGGGGTTATGCCCTTGCACATGGCTGTAGATATATTTTCCTCGCTAATTCAGAACAGATTTATTTCTGGGATTTGGATGAAGGCGATGCCCGCCCGATAGAAAGATTTATCTCGCCCGAAGACCTGCAACGAAGATCAGACCTAAAATTATTAAAAAAACCATTATCTCAAACAGTTCACTCCGTAAGTATTGCTGATAGACCTTATCAAGCAGAGGCAAGCGATATTATCGCAAAATTATATGATGAAGGCAAAAGGGCATTTTTGTTGGAAATGGCAACAGGCACAGGCAAGACAAGACTTGCGGCTGCAATAATTGACAGGTTTCTCAATACACATCAGGCTGAGAGAGTTCTTTTTATTGTTGACAGGATTGAGCTTGCAAAGCAGGCGATTGAGGCGTTCCAACTTGCGTTTAGGGATAAATATAAGAGCGTGCGGTACAAACCGGGGCGTCACGGCGAATGGGGAGGAGCTTCAGTTGTAGTGGCGACAATACAAAGTTTAAACCTTCATTACAAGGATGACTTTACTCCCGGTTATTTTGATATCGTTTTCAATGATGAATGTCACCGTTCTATTTATGGCGAATTGCCTCGTCAGGTAGTTGAGTATTTTCAGGCAACAAGAATCGGATTAACTGCAACGCCAAAGGATTTTTTGAGAAACATTGATATAGACAAGCTTAACGAAAGTAATCCCAAAGCCCTTGAATACAGGATAATGCGCGACACATACAAACATTTCGGATGTGAACCCGGAGAGCCGACATACAGATATACAATTCAAGATGCTGTAAATGCTTTACAGCCCGGTCCATATCTTGTCCCGTCAAAGATATACAAACTTTATTCTCTGGTTACCAAGGAATCTGCATCAGAAAACGGATGGAGCACTGAGATTGACGGTGAAGATTATACATTTGCTATTTCCCAAATAGAAAAAAAGGTAAATGTTCCTGAGCGGAATAGGCTTATATGCAAGGAGTTTCTAAAATATGCTTTAATAACTCCTGACGGTTCAATTGGAAAGACCATTGTTTTTGCCGTATCTCAAGACCACGCAGGTGCGCTTGCAAGGGAATTAAATATGCTTGTACCGGAGGCAAACGGCAGATTTGCACAGGTTATTACCTCAAGAGTGAAAGGCGCTTCCGACCTTGCAAAGGCGTTTCGTAAAGATGAAAACTACTGGCCCAGAATTGCAGTTAGTGTTGATATGCTTTCCACAGGCTATGATTGTCCAGAGCTTTTGAATATTGTTCTTGCCCGACCCATTGCCTCGCCTACAAATTACATACAGATAAAAGGGCGCGGTACGCGCAAATATGCTTTCCCTGACGGAATACAAAAGACCCATTTTATCATCCATGATTTCTGCGAGGTTGTTGAATATTTTGAGGAGAAATATGACTATAATGCGCCGTTGCCGGTCTATGAGCCTTCTGATGTATCTGAAAACCCAACACCCTTTTATCAAAAAATGAGCGGAAGTGCAGAAAACAATAAAGGCACAAACAGAGGGAAGCTTATTTCTCCTGCGCCAGACATAATAGTTTTCACGGAATTTATTGAAGTCGGCCTGGATGGCGAGAAAGTTGACAGGATGTTTTATCAAAGCATGTGGCAGGAAAAAATTCGCGAGACGGCAAAAGAAAAACCGGAACTTATTGAGGCGGCAAAGACGGATAATTTCCCTGATGAGTTGATGGAATACTTGAGAACAGAGGTTTTAAATCGCCCTGTGGAATACTTCAATGAAACTAATCTTGCAAAGGTTTACAAAATATTTGCAGACATCACGGATTTTATCAAAGAGGCATTAGGTGTTGGGAAACTGCCTACACAGCACGAACAACTTGATAAACTTATTGAGTTTCTCAAGGTTGAATATAAGCTGAATCTGTTACAGATCCGCTTGCTCAAGGTTCTGATAGAACAACTTATTCAGAGCCCAAAGTATGCTGAACAGTTTGACAGAGGTGATTTCAAATTTCTTGATAACCAGCCTTTTGCTTCCTATGGCGGTGTGGGAGCTTATGTATCAGCCTTTGGTGTAATAATTAAACCCATTTTTTCAGAGGTTAAACAAAGCCCGCCCTTTAAACTGGCAAGGATGAAATAA
- a CDS encoding N-6 DNA methylase produces the protein MPTNFINSDLRQKVDQLMDELWAGGVNNPMTAIEQISYLMFLKSLTEMDEKQEQLQKIMDNPHTPIFSNSLAKYSWRIIARLSGDALYVTLSEAFEKFHELPNLSPMGKVLFRQAHLKIFNRPTLRSVVSIIDAMDYNNVREYDTDVKGDLYEYLLDKIAISGTNGQFRTPRHIIKMMVNLIKPTAGQYILDPTCGTAGFLIQAYLYIMEQNTSGEMKKEGHITGDKLRPDQHEFLKMHALTGYDNDTDMIKIAIMNLYLHGLENANVRHHDPLTLPTENDRKYDVILTNPPFAGNVNKEAILEDFDLKTSKTELLFGEYFYKHLAPEGKAAVIVPEGVLFGSTNVHKKLRAWLLDECRIHGIISLPSGVFKPYAGVKTSIVVFERGGKTDKVWFYEITADGYSLDDKRTPQPDKNYIPDLIEKWKTKPETERSWYATRDELAENDLNLTAGRYKPHVHEEVKYPEPKIIISEVMELENKIEGGLKSLLKKV, from the coding sequence ATGCCGACTAATTTCATAAACTCAGACCTGAGACAGAAAGTTGACCAGCTTATGGATGAACTTTGGGCAGGCGGAGTCAATAACCCGATGACTGCCATTGAACAGATTAGTTATCTGATGTTTCTTAAGAGCCTGACTGAAATGGACGAGAAACAGGAGCAGTTACAGAAGATTATGGACAATCCACATACTCCCATCTTTTCCAATTCACTGGCAAAGTACAGTTGGCGGATTATTGCCCGTCTCTCAGGCGATGCCCTTTATGTTACGCTTTCAGAGGCTTTTGAGAAATTTCATGAGCTGCCCAATCTTTCGCCAATGGGAAAGGTTCTTTTCAGACAGGCGCATCTGAAGATTTTCAACAGACCCACACTGCGTTCAGTAGTTTCAATCATTGACGCTATGGATTATAACAATGTCCGGGAATACGATACGGATGTAAAAGGCGACCTCTATGAATATCTGCTGGATAAAATCGCTATTTCAGGAACAAACGGTCAATTCAGGACGCCGCGCCACATTATCAAGATGATGGTTAATCTCATAAAACCCACGGCAGGGCAGTACATCCTTGACCCGACATGCGGAACAGCAGGATTTCTTATTCAGGCATACCTTTATATCATGGAGCAAAATACAAGCGGAGAGATGAAGAAGGAAGGGCATATTACCGGCGATAAGCTGAGACCTGACCAGCACGAGTTTTTAAAAATGCACGCTTTGACAGGATATGACAATGATACGGATATGATAAAGATAGCAATAATGAATCTTTATCTTCACGGACTTGAAAATGCAAATGTAAGACATCACGACCCGCTTACTTTGCCAACAGAAAACGACAGAAAATATGACGTCATCTTAACCAATCCTCCGTTTGCAGGGAATGTGAACAAAGAGGCGATTCTTGAGGACTTTGACCTGAAGACATCAAAGACAGAACTTCTTTTCGGCGAATATTTCTACAAACATCTTGCTCCGGAAGGAAAGGCAGCAGTTATCGTTCCTGAAGGCGTATTGTTCGGCTCAACAAATGTACATAAGAAACTGAGAGCATGGCTTCTTGATGAATGCAGGATTCATGGAATAATCAGCCTTCCATCCGGGGTATTTAAACCTTATGCAGGAGTAAAGACTTCAATTGTTGTCTTTGAACGTGGTGGTAAGACCGATAAAGTCTGGTTCTATGAAATCACGGCAGACGGCTACAGCCTTGACGACAAACGGACTCCGCAACCTGATAAAAACTACATTCCTGACCTCATTGAAAAATGGAAGACAAAGCCGGAGACGGAGCGAAGCTGGTATGCAACAAGAGATGAGCTTGCAGAGAACGATTTGAACTTGACAGCAGGGCGTTATAAACCGCATGTTCATGAAGAAGTTAAGTATCCAGAGCCGAAAATAATTATCAGCGAGGTGATGGAGCTTGAGAATAAGATAGAGGGTGGATTAAAAAGTCTGTTAAAAAAAGTTTAA
- a CDS encoding type II toxin-antitoxin system RelE/ParE family toxin gives MRHTAAKENPACMYKLDIKKSARKELDNLQSQIFLKIDKAILSLKKDPSPYPQSKELKGENKRRLRVGDYRVVYAIDEQQKIITVFRVRHRKDVYRQG, from the coding sequence ATGAGGCATACAGCCGCAAAAGAAAATCCCGCCTGCATGTATAAGCTTGACATCAAGAAAAGCGCGAGAAAAGAGCTGGACAATCTGCAAAGTCAAATATTCCTAAAAATTGACAAAGCAATCCTTTCTTTGAAAAAAGACCCTTCCCCGTATCCACAATCCAAAGAGCTTAAAGGCGAAAATAAACGCAGATTGAGAGTGGGAGATTACAGGGTTGTGTATGCTATTGATGAACAACAAAAGATAATTACTGTTTTTCGCGTAAGACATCGCAAAGATGTTTACAGGCAAGGATAA
- a CDS encoding restriction endonuclease subunit S: MQKPLPKGWKWVKLGEVCEFVRGVTFDKSEVSKEIRNNYLPVLRAGNIKSSLDTVNDLLWVTEKQISDKQKLQVGDIVVCMSSGSSDVVGKTAQLKYPFIGSFGAFCGVIRAKNKEQIDYVAYWLGSSAYYKWRDGQARGVNIQNLKFSNFETIQIPLPPLPTQHKIVEILEEADNLRKLRRQADKKMKELIPSLFVQMFGDPATNLKGWEVKKLGEITKRVTAQILPTDSPDTEFFYIGLEHIESNTGALINANHQKGEGIKSNKNKFENGDILYGKLRPYLNKVWLADRNGICSTDIWVLRPIKKVTNGCFISTFLKFQRIVKMLNLKTEGANLPRVKAISFDKVSVPLPPLSLQQKFARLVEDIEAEKQRQAESRKKLDELFQSLMQRAFTGELVV; encoded by the coding sequence ATGCAAAAGCCTTTGCCAAAAGGGTGGAAATGGGTGAAGCTGGGGGAGGTGTGCGAATTTGTTAGAGGTGTTACATTCGACAAGTCTGAAGTTTCAAAAGAGATCCGAAATAATTATTTACCAGTCTTGAGAGCGGGCAATATCAAAAGTAGTTTAGATACAGTTAATGATTTATTATGGGTGACTGAAAAACAAATATCAGATAAACAGAAGCTTCAAGTAGGTGACATTGTAGTTTGCATGTCATCTGGCAGTTCTGATGTGGTAGGCAAGACAGCTCAACTGAAATATCCGTTTATTGGCTCATTTGGAGCTTTTTGTGGGGTTATAAGAGCTAAGAATAAAGAGCAGATCGATTATGTAGCGTACTGGTTAGGGTCTTCTGCATATTATAAGTGGAGAGACGGGCAAGCCAGAGGTGTAAATATTCAGAATCTGAAATTTTCTAATTTTGAAACAATCCAAATCCCTCTTCCTCCTCTCCCCACCCAGCACAAGATTGTTGAGATTCTGGAAGAAGCCGACAACCTGCGGAAGCTTCGCCGACAGGCGGATAAGAAGATGAAAGAGCTTATCCCCTCGCTCTTTGTCCAGATGTTCGGCGACCCTGCAACAAATCTGAAAGGGTGGGAGGTGAAGAAGTTGGGGGAGATTACCAAGCGAGTTACGGCGCAAATATTACCAACAGATTCGCCTGATACAGAATTCTTTTATATTGGATTGGAACATATTGAAAGCAATACAGGGGCATTAATTAATGCTAACCATCAAAAAGGAGAGGGAATCAAAAGTAATAAAAACAAATTTGAAAATGGGGACATTTTATACGGAAAACTGAGACCGTATCTCAATAAAGTTTGGTTAGCTGATAGAAATGGTATATGTTCAACGGATATATGGGTTCTTCGTCCAATTAAGAAGGTAACGAATGGATGTTTTATTTCAACATTCTTAAAGTTTCAGCGTATTGTTAAGATGCTTAATTTAAAGACTGAAGGTGCAAATCTGCCGAGAGTAAAAGCTATAAGTTTTGATAAAGTTTCTGTCCCCCTTCCCCCTCTTTCTCTCCAGCAGAAATTCGCAAGGCTCGTTGAGGATATAGAAGCCGAGAAGCAGAGACAGGCGGAAAGCAGGAAGAAGCTTGATGAACTCTTTCAGAGTCTCATGCAGAGAGCATTTACAGGGGAGTTGGTGGTGTGA
- a CDS encoding helix-turn-helix transcriptional regulator produces MAGDYKSFGDFFKSLRKRKRITLREFCIKASADPANISRLERGAMAPPQDTDILERYAKALSIKAGSDDWYTFFDLAAVNRGIIPKDLMSDYEVVGMLPAFFRTLRGQKPTVEEMQKLVDKIRKS; encoded by the coding sequence ATGGCTGGCGACTATAAATCCTTTGGGGATTTTTTCAAAAGCCTTCGTAAGAGAAAAAGAATCACGCTTAGAGAGTTTTGTATCAAGGCCTCAGCGGACCCTGCCAACATCAGCCGTCTTGAACGCGGCGCAATGGCTCCTCCGCAGGATACGGATATACTTGAACGTTACGCAAAAGCTCTTAGCATCAAAGCAGGCAGTGACGACTGGTATACCTTTTTCGATCTTGCTGCAGTAAATCGGGGAATCATACCCAAAGACCTGATGTCTGACTATGAAGTCGTAGGAATGCTCCCTGCCTTCTTCAGAACATTGCGGGGTCAAAAACCAACGGTGGAAGAGATGCAGAAACTGGTTGATAAGATAAGGAAAAGTTAG